From a single Gracilimonas sp. genomic region:
- a CDS encoding PstS family phosphate ABC transporter substrate-binding protein yields MQRNKSSLISIDGSSTVYPISEKIIQEFSVEQDGLTFSHTISGTSGGFNKLCAGIIEIANASRKITKQEARSCTDNSIEFMEIEVGKDGIALVVNSENYWVDFFTVQELQKLWSLKNEKEIKTWKDIRSSWPDEPIQLFGPSSASGTYDYFSEVILDYGSSRGDYVASENDILLVDGVADNKYGLGFFGFAYYKENYFSLKLIPIDDQNPENGDGPITPTENSVKNGTYQPLSRTLYMYVSTNALANEKLQDFIEFYLIHASNIVSDVGNIPHSENIYQKYLSQLDSIKTNLSNN; encoded by the coding sequence TTGCAGCGAAATAAATCTTCTCTCATAAGTATTGATGGTTCCAGTACCGTTTACCCAATTTCTGAAAAGATTATCCAGGAATTTAGTGTTGAACAAGATGGACTGACCTTTTCTCATACCATTTCAGGAACTTCAGGCGGATTTAACAAGCTGTGTGCGGGCATCATAGAAATTGCCAACGCATCCAGAAAGATCACGAAACAGGAAGCTCGATCTTGTACCGACAATAGCATCGAATTTATGGAAATAGAAGTCGGCAAAGATGGTATTGCATTGGTTGTTAACTCAGAAAATTATTGGGTTGATTTTTTTACGGTTCAGGAGTTACAAAAGCTCTGGAGTCTTAAAAACGAAAAAGAAATAAAGACCTGGAAAGATATAAGGTCTTCATGGCCAGACGAACCTATTCAGCTTTTTGGCCCCAGCAGTGCCTCCGGGACCTACGACTACTTTTCAGAGGTTATTTTAGATTACGGCTCAAGCAGGGGGGATTATGTCGCCTCCGAAAACGATATACTTTTAGTGGATGGGGTGGCTGATAATAAATACGGGTTGGGATTTTTTGGGTTCGCATACTATAAGGAAAATTATTTCTCTCTTAAGCTGATACCTATAGATGATCAAAATCCTGAAAATGGAGATGGTCCTATTACCCCAACTGAAAACTCAGTTAAAAATGGCACTTATCAGCCACTTTCCAGGACCCTTTACATGTACGTTTCAACAAATGCATTAGCTAATGAAAAACTTCAAGACTTCATCGAATTTTATCTTATCCACGCTTCAAATATAGTATCTGATGTTGGTAATATCCCCCACTCAGAGAATATTTATCAAAAATATTTATCTCAGCTCGATTCAATTAAAACCAACCTTTCTAACAACTGA
- the arsB gene encoding ACR3 family arsenite efflux transporter: MSDKQKRMDFFERYLTVWVLLCIGIGIGVGYLAGDSIEVISRWEIYKVNIPVAILIWLMIYPMMLQVDFGSLKEIRKSPKGVVWTVIINWAIKPFTMAFFAWIFFDQLYSAWLSPELADQYIAGAILLGAAPCTAMVFVWSYLSDGDPNYTLVQVSVNDLLILVLFIPIVGLLLGITDITIPWNTLAASIIVFVVIPLVAGYLTHKVVIAQKGKEWYTHKFLPRFKPVSISALLITLILLFAYQGERIISQPLDIIFIAIPLIIQTYFIFGIAWFGGKWLGLPYQVCAPGSMIGASNFFELAVAVAIALFGLQSGAALVTVVGVLIEVPVMLSLVRFANARRAAY, encoded by the coding sequence ATGTCGGATAAACAAAAAAGAATGGACTTTTTCGAGCGGTACCTGACGGTTTGGGTACTGCTATGTATTGGAATCGGAATTGGAGTTGGATATTTGGCCGGAGACTCTATAGAGGTTATCAGCCGGTGGGAGATCTATAAAGTAAACATTCCCGTGGCTATTCTGATTTGGCTGATGATTTACCCAATGATGCTGCAGGTTGATTTCGGATCGCTTAAAGAGATCCGAAAATCGCCCAAAGGTGTGGTATGGACCGTTATCATTAACTGGGCCATAAAACCTTTCACGATGGCGTTTTTTGCATGGATCTTCTTTGATCAGCTCTATTCGGCGTGGCTGAGTCCGGAGTTGGCCGACCAGTATATTGCCGGTGCTATTTTACTTGGAGCTGCTCCTTGTACGGCAATGGTTTTTGTATGGTCATACTTATCGGATGGGGATCCAAACTATACGCTTGTACAGGTTTCTGTAAATGATTTGCTGATCCTGGTGCTATTCATTCCGATAGTAGGATTATTGTTAGGCATCACTGATATAACCATTCCCTGGAATACATTGGCAGCTTCCATTATCGTGTTTGTGGTGATTCCGTTGGTTGCCGGGTATCTGACACACAAAGTAGTAATTGCTCAGAAAGGGAAGGAATGGTACACCCATAAATTTTTACCCAGATTCAAACCGGTTTCGATCTCAGCACTGCTGATTACGCTCATTCTCCTATTTGCTTACCAGGGAGAACGTATTATTTCTCAGCCTCTGGATATTATTTTCATTGCCATTCCCCTGATTATTCAAACCTATTTCATTTTCGGGATTGCGTGGTTTGGCGGAAAATGGCTGGGACTTCCGTATCAGGTCTGTGCTCCGGGATCTATGATAGGAGCCAGTAATTTCTTTGAGCTCGCTGTTGCTGTGGCTATCGCTTTATTCGGACTGCAGTCTGGTGCAGCTTTAGTAACCGTTGTTGGTGTTTTAATTGAAGTGCCTGTGATGCTATCGCTGGTGCGGTTTGCTAATGCAAGAAGAGCGGCTTATTGA
- a CDS encoding DUF6428 family protein: MNTSTFINTLVNNSGKELQFSLPDNTIISGDLHITEIQHHSVDSVDCGGNQHSYNETVIQLWVNENSYKTAEWTTNKALKIIDLVGQKKSYQNEAELFIEFGDSDHPTSRYSIQNFAVQQERLVIDLMVKPTVCKPSLTRTAKAGACC, from the coding sequence ATGAATACTTCAACATTTATAAATACATTGGTTAATAATTCCGGCAAAGAACTTCAGTTCAGCCTTCCGGATAACACTATTATTTCAGGCGATCTGCACATCACTGAGATACAGCATCATTCTGTTGACTCTGTGGATTGTGGCGGGAATCAACATTCATACAATGAGACAGTCATCCAGCTTTGGGTGAATGAGAACTCCTACAAGACAGCTGAATGGACAACCAATAAAGCACTTAAAATCATTGACTTGGTTGGGCAAAAGAAGTCATATCAAAATGAAGCGGAATTATTCATAGAATTCGGTGATTCTGATCACCCCACCAGCAGATATTCAATTCAAAATTTTGCTGTACAGCAAGAAAGGTTGGTTATAGATTTAATGGTCAAGCCAACGGTTTGTAAGCCAAGTTTAACCCGAACAGCCAAAGCCGGAGCCTGTTGTTAA
- a CDS encoding protein-tyrosine-phosphatase → MYKELKKYTKNLESDFNSILPERKERLGKLADYIRSKIEKDQPVKLNFICTHNSRRSHLAQIWTAVAAHQLGLKNIQTYSGGTEATAFNSRAVAAIERAGFMVKNSGGENPRYMVKFDEKAEPLICFSKTFDDDFNPDTSFAAIMTCSDADENCPFVPGAEFRISITYRDPKESDGTNAEKETYDERCFQIATEMFYMVSKV, encoded by the coding sequence ATGTATAAAGAATTAAAAAAATACACAAAAAATCTGGAGTCTGATTTTAATTCCATTCTCCCGGAAAGAAAAGAAAGACTGGGGAAATTGGCTGATTATATCCGTTCAAAGATTGAGAAAGATCAACCCGTAAAGCTGAACTTCATTTGTACACATAACAGCAGAAGAAGTCATTTGGCGCAGATTTGGACAGCTGTTGCAGCCCATCAGCTTGGTCTCAAAAACATCCAAACCTATTCGGGTGGAACTGAAGCCACAGCTTTCAATTCAAGGGCGGTAGCAGCCATTGAAAGAGCCGGATTTATGGTGAAAAATTCCGGCGGCGAAAATCCCAGATATATGGTAAAGTTTGACGAAAAAGCCGAGCCGCTTATCTGTTTCTCTAAAACCTTTGATGATGATTTCAATCCTGATACATCTTTTGCTGCTATCATGACATGCTCTGATGCCGACGAAAACTGTCCTTTTGTGCCCGGAGCTGAATTTAGAATATCCATTACCTATCGGGATCCAAAAGAATCTGATGGCACTAATGCAGAAAAAGAAACTTATGATGAACGGTGCTTTCAGATTGCAACAGAGATGTTTTATATGGTGAGCAAGGTCTAA
- a CDS encoding arsenite methyltransferase, with amino-acid sequence MKTKKKSPEELKETVRRKYSEISEQGKDYNARSCCGAGGESTKVYNIMTDDYSELEGYNAEADLGLGCGLPTQFAKIQTGDYVIDLGSGAGNDCFVARHESGETGKVLGIDFAEPMIKKARENADKLGFNNVEFRSGDIEEMPVSDNVADVVVSNCVLNLVPNKPKVFSEIYRVLKPGGHFSISDIVLEGDLPEALREDAEMYAGCVAGAIQKETYLDYIKEAGFENITIQKQKPIEIPDDILNQYLSEDEIVEFNSGGTGIYSITVFAQKGGENKSTKQQAVTMLGNANANACEPGSGCC; translated from the coding sequence ATGAAAACCAAAAAAAAATCCCCCGAAGAACTCAAAGAAACCGTTCGCAGGAAGTATTCTGAGATCAGCGAACAAGGCAAAGACTATAATGCCCGATCTTGTTGTGGAGCTGGAGGAGAATCCACCAAGGTTTATAATATCATGACGGATGATTATAGTGAACTTGAAGGCTATAACGCCGAGGCGGATTTAGGTCTGGGTTGTGGTCTTCCCACTCAATTCGCAAAAATCCAGACAGGTGATTATGTAATTGATTTGGGTTCAGGAGCCGGGAATGATTGCTTTGTAGCCCGGCATGAATCCGGTGAAACAGGTAAAGTTCTGGGAATTGATTTTGCGGAACCGATGATTAAAAAAGCCCGTGAAAATGCTGACAAGCTTGGGTTCAATAATGTTGAATTTCGTTCTGGTGATATCGAGGAGATGCCTGTTTCCGATAACGTAGCTGATGTGGTTGTTAGTAACTGTGTATTAAACCTGGTGCCCAATAAGCCCAAAGTATTTTCAGAAATCTACAGGGTACTTAAACCTGGCGGACATTTCAGCATTTCCGACATCGTGCTGGAAGGAGATCTCCCTGAAGCGCTTAGAGAAGACGCAGAAATGTATGCCGGATGTGTAGCAGGAGCTATTCAGAAAGAAACGTATCTGGACTACATCAAAGAAGCCGGATTTGAAAATATCACTATACAGAAACAGAAACCTATTGAGATCCCCGATGACATTCTGAATCAGTATCTAAGTGAAGATGAGATTGTCGAATTTAACTCTGGCGGAACCGGTATTTACAGTATTACTGTTTTCGCTCAAAAGGGTGGTGAAAATAAATCAACTAAACAGCAAGCGGTGACCATGCTTGGAAATGCCAATGCTAATGCCTGTGAACCCGGTTCGGGCTGCTGTTAA